In one window of Bdellovibrio bacteriovorus W DNA:
- a CDS encoding hypothetical protein (COG1778 Low specificity phosphatase (HAD superfamily)) has product MALEISKLKNIKMLVLDVDGVLTDTRIWFDGNEWRRFFSIRDGVGIKRLSEAGYKLAVITGSRSQDIRERVKSLGIHYFYEGALDKGPSFLQLQKDSGLTPAEMAYIGDDIFDIPMIQESAFGATVPEAVDEVIEVADYVTKRPGGMGAVREVCDYIFKYGAYSSR; this is encoded by the coding sequence GTGGCATTAGAAATTTCAAAGTTAAAAAATATCAAGATGTTAGTCCTCGATGTGGACGGCGTGTTAACAGATACCAGAATCTGGTTTGACGGCAATGAGTGGCGTCGATTCTTTTCTATCCGCGATGGTGTAGGTATCAAGCGACTGAGTGAAGCAGGTTATAAACTTGCAGTCATTACTGGTTCGCGATCTCAAGATATTCGCGAAAGAGTGAAATCATTGGGAATTCATTACTTTTACGAAGGGGCTCTTGATAAAGGCCCTTCTTTTTTACAGTTACAAAAGGACTCAGGTTTAACGCCCGCAGAAATGGCTTACATTGGAGATGATATTTTTGACATCCCGATGATTCAAGAGTCTGCGTTTGGCGCGACAGTTCCTGAGGCAGTAGATGAAGTGATTGAAGTTGCAGACTATGTAACTAAGCGTCCTGGAGGAATGGGCGCGGTGAGAGAAGTCTGTGATTATATTTTTAAATATGGTGCGTATTCTTCGAGGTAG
- a CDS encoding flagellar protein required for flagellar formation (COG1580 Flagellar basal body-associated protein), translated as MTDPNTTTKVESATDEEGFEESEDLLSLESLDSIISEEDPEFSASLLAIGPPEELSASIYDEGLAFEYTLDEEVRRWSEGSELRKKVYARAPFVPAFIYGYNVRRSAFRLALEKEKIRTIDFFRNIVPNTKSGIQRLSLAIKGSLNSFKKTFAGFSKLKKVSFVVLLMATVPLLVVAFLGIKGRLVAPPEDLFIGSLAEISDQNILATEVGTMESFYDSPRISQNILLLRRMVVNLQRSENSGPNPMGAFEFYIEGTGNDVLVEIKDREAEVEDLFARTAEELNYDQIESAEGKRLLCDRLRKEVNRILTQGMIRKVFLKTAIIKP; from the coding sequence TTGACTGATCCAAATACTACGACCAAAGTAGAGTCTGCTACAGATGAAGAAGGGTTTGAAGAATCCGAAGATCTGTTGTCTCTGGAGTCGTTGGATTCAATCATCTCTGAAGAAGACCCAGAATTTTCAGCTTCCCTTCTGGCAATCGGACCTCCGGAAGAGCTCAGCGCTTCTATTTATGATGAGGGCTTAGCTTTTGAGTACACCCTTGATGAAGAGGTCCGTCGTTGGAGTGAGGGGTCAGAACTTCGTAAAAAAGTTTATGCCCGAGCACCTTTTGTTCCGGCTTTCATCTATGGATACAATGTTCGTCGTTCGGCTTTTCGCTTAGCTCTTGAGAAAGAGAAAATTCGCACCATTGATTTCTTTAGGAATATTGTTCCCAATACCAAGTCAGGTATTCAGAGACTAAGCCTTGCTATCAAAGGCTCTCTGAATAGTTTTAAAAAGACATTTGCAGGCTTCTCAAAATTAAAGAAAGTGTCTTTTGTAGTTTTGCTAATGGCAACAGTGCCTCTTTTAGTGGTCGCCTTTTTAGGAATCAAGGGAAGGCTGGTCGCTCCTCCGGAAGATTTATTTATTGGCAGTCTTGCAGAAATTAGTGATCAAAATATTTTAGCAACTGAAGTTGGAACCATGGAGTCCTTTTATGACTCTCCTCGAATTTCTCAGAATATTCTTCTTCTGCGAAGAATGGTGGTGAATCTTCAGCGCTCTGAAAACTCAGGTCCCAATCCGATGGGGGCTTTTGAGTTTTACATAGAGGGTACGGGCAATGACGTTTTAGTTGAAATCAAAGATCGCGAAGCTGAAGTTGAAGATCTTTTTGCAAGAACTGCGGAAGAGCTTAATTACGATCAGATAGAAAGTGCCGAAGGAAAACGACTTCTTTGTGACCGTCTTCGTAAAGAAGTGAATCGTATTCTGACTCAAGGAATGATTCGTAAGGTCTTTTTAAAAACGGCCATCATAAAGCCCTAA
- the pyrG gene encoding CTP synthetase (COG0504 CTP synthase (UTP-ammonia lyase)) — MAQRKATKKVSTAKSRKKALQQKFIFVTGGVVSSIGKGLTAASLGALLEARNHKVTIMKFDPYLNVDPGMMSPFQHGEVYVTEDGAETDLDLGHYERFTDAVMNRANSVSTGQIYDTVINRERRGEYLGGTVQVIPHITEEIKSRIYTAAQGSEVVIVEIGGTVGDIEGQPFLEAIRQMRLDVGPENSVLVHVTYLPYIAAAGELKSKPTQHSVKELREIGLQADFLVCRSEKTIDQGLKGKIALFCSVKPANVIAAEDSRYIYEVPLALHKEKFDELIVKRLGLSPGKPNLKGWQDIVKTLSSPSSKVRIGVVGKYVELTESYKSLHEALTHGGIANKSAVEIVYVDSEKVDAKSAHKLLGKVDGILVPGGFGDRGSEGKIAAIKYAREKRIPFLGICFGMQLAAIEFARNVCGIKDATSREFEAKAKKNANFVVDGVVDSREVLNKNSLMRLGAYPCSLLPNTKVRQIYKADFITERHRHRFEINNQYKPLFEKNGMIASGINKERDLIEVLELPDHPWFIGVQFHPEFKSKPLDPHPLFVHFVKASLKKK, encoded by the coding sequence ATGGCTCAAAGAAAAGCAACCAAGAAAGTCTCAACGGCAAAATCACGAAAGAAAGCTTTGCAGCAAAAGTTTATCTTTGTCACCGGGGGGGTAGTTTCCTCTATTGGTAAGGGTTTAACGGCAGCAAGTTTGGGAGCTCTCTTAGAAGCTCGCAATCACAAAGTAACGATCATGAAATTTGATCCCTATCTAAACGTGGACCCAGGTATGATGTCGCCGTTTCAGCACGGTGAGGTTTACGTCACTGAAGATGGTGCTGAGACTGACTTAGATTTAGGACACTACGAACGATTCACAGATGCTGTTATGAACAGAGCTAACTCTGTTTCAACAGGACAAATCTACGACACTGTGATCAATCGCGAGCGCCGCGGAGAATATCTTGGCGGCACTGTTCAAGTGATTCCGCATATTACTGAAGAAATTAAATCTCGAATTTATACAGCGGCTCAGGGCAGTGAAGTGGTCATTGTTGAAATCGGTGGAACAGTAGGGGACATCGAAGGGCAGCCTTTCTTAGAGGCTATTCGTCAGATGCGCCTGGATGTGGGACCAGAGAACTCAGTGCTGGTTCACGTCACATACCTCCCTTATATCGCAGCAGCGGGAGAGTTAAAATCAAAGCCGACTCAGCACTCAGTCAAAGAATTGCGAGAAATTGGCTTGCAGGCAGATTTCCTAGTTTGCCGAAGTGAGAAAACAATTGATCAAGGTCTTAAAGGCAAGATTGCACTCTTCTGTTCGGTGAAACCAGCAAACGTTATAGCAGCTGAAGACAGCCGCTATATTTATGAAGTTCCATTGGCTCTTCATAAAGAAAAATTTGATGAGCTTATTGTAAAGCGACTGGGACTTTCTCCGGGGAAGCCGAATTTAAAAGGTTGGCAGGATATCGTTAAAACTCTAAGCAGCCCTTCTAGCAAAGTGCGCATCGGGGTGGTTGGAAAGTATGTTGAGCTGACAGAAAGTTATAAATCTCTGCACGAGGCTTTGACCCATGGTGGAATTGCCAACAAGTCAGCTGTTGAAATTGTCTATGTAGATTCAGAAAAAGTAGATGCAAAATCAGCACACAAGCTTCTCGGTAAAGTGGACGGGATTCTGGTACCTGGAGGTTTTGGCGATCGTGGATCTGAAGGGAAAATTGCAGCTATCAAGTATGCCCGCGAAAAAAGAATTCCTTTTTTAGGAATCTGTTTTGGTATGCAGCTTGCTGCTATTGAGTTTGCTCGCAATGTCTGTGGCATCAAGGATGCGACAAGCCGCGAGTTTGAAGCAAAGGCAAAGAAGAATGCAAACTTCGTCGTTGACGGTGTTGTTGATTCTCGTGAAGTCTTGAATAAGAACTCATTAATGCGCCTAGGGGCATATCCTTGCTCTCTTTTGCCGAATACAAAAGTTCGTCAAATTTACAAGGCAGACTTTATTACTGAAAGACACCGTCATCGTTTTGAAATTAACAATCAGTACAAACCGCTCTTTGAAAAGAATGGTATGATTGCTTCTGGAATTAACAAAGAACGGGATTTGATCGAAGTTTTAGAACTTCCAGATCATCCTTGGTTTATAGGTGTTCAGTTTCACCCTGAGTTTAAATCGAAGCCTTTAGATCCTCACCCTTTGTTTGTTCACTTTGTGAAAGCTAGTTTAAAAAAGAAGTAG
- a CDS encoding polysialic acid capsule expression protein (COG0794 Predicted sugar phosphate isomerase involved in capsule formation): MSKIIDQALRVLDVEAQAILGMKERVGDDFEKIVKMICACDGKLVITGMGKSGQIARKLASTFSSTGTPAVYLHPAESAHGDLGIVENNDLVIAISYGGESPEFSSILKFVARKGIPLVVITGKPDSTIGKAGQHVLNVHVSEEACPLGLAPTASSTATLAMGDAIAMSVMAEKGFSSNDFAEFHPGGSLGFKLLTRVQDVMHIGESMPTVRLTSPLKEVFSIMTYKDVRGAAGVVDENGDLVGVITDGQIRRRLEKSEDPLTGLASDLMTTNPRTIDINELAEKALFVMEQFQINMLFVLDNSSAQPRKPVGILHVQDLLRAKVR, encoded by the coding sequence ATGTCAAAAATTATTGATCAAGCTTTGCGCGTTTTAGATGTTGAGGCACAAGCCATTCTAGGAATGAAAGAAAGAGTCGGAGACGACTTTGAAAAGATCGTAAAGATGATCTGCGCTTGTGATGGAAAACTAGTTATTACAGGCATGGGAAAGTCAGGGCAGATCGCGCGCAAGCTCGCATCGACCTTTTCTTCTACAGGAACTCCAGCGGTTTATCTTCATCCAGCAGAGAGTGCTCACGGTGACTTAGGGATTGTCGAGAATAACGACTTGGTGATTGCTATTTCCTACGGGGGAGAGTCGCCGGAGTTTAGTAGCATTTTGAAGTTCGTGGCTCGAAAGGGGATTCCCTTAGTGGTCATCACGGGGAAGCCTGATTCAACTATCGGAAAGGCGGGACAGCATGTGCTGAACGTTCATGTTTCCGAAGAAGCTTGTCCTTTGGGACTTGCGCCTACTGCCAGCAGCACAGCCACCCTAGCAATGGGCGATGCTATTGCGATGTCGGTGATGGCGGAAAAAGGATTTAGTTCTAATGACTTCGCTGAATTTCATCCAGGTGGAAGTTTAGGCTTTAAGCTTCTCACTCGGGTTCAAGACGTCATGCATATTGGTGAATCAATGCCTACCGTGCGCCTGACTTCGCCTCTTAAAGAGGTGTTCTCAATCATGACCTATAAGGACGTGCGCGGAGCCGCTGGGGTCGTTGATGAAAACGGAGATCTTGTGGGTGTTATTACCGATGGACAAATTCGTCGCCGACTTGAAAAGAGTGAAGATCCTTTAACGGGTTTAGCAAGTGATTTGATGACAACAAACCCGCGAACTATCGATATCAATGAACTGGCAGAGAAAGCACTTTTTGTTATGGAGCAATTTCAGATCAATATGCTCTTTGTTTTGGATAACTCTTCGGCTCAACCAAGAAAGCCGGTGGGGATTCTGCATGTTCAAGATCTGCTAAGAGCGAAAGTTCGTTAA
- a CDS encoding mannose-6-phosphate isomerase (COG2942 N-acyl-D-glucosamine 2-epimerase) encodes MNKTWQENIQFFSQWLQQHVLPMWGTNGFDEDHGCFEETLNFQGEAVAVPRRAMVQCRQIYSFLKGAELGFYPEDLAKSKASQSADLLLKIYRNDDGSFVHSALADGKVHDSTRDLYTQAFVLFGLAQVYKVNRKKEYKDAALSLVTYLNSQRKVKTGGYTEIEKNGDITFKTNPHMHLFEGALAWLAIDDDSTWKVLCDHIYMMTKTKFINPDLGVLGEYFDENWNSIKVEGRFIYEPGHQFEWAWLLAWYEELSGVSCRGLRQRLYTLAEEHGINPSNGTAYDELWSDFTPKLTSSRFWPQCERIKAAVKLGAEARGEEKEFYKKNADNAVAVLMRFLQTPQQGFWYDQIKEDNTLEGSSSKASSLYHIINAIDEYMTYRPKL; translated from the coding sequence ATGAATAAAACATGGCAAGAGAACATCCAATTTTTTTCTCAGTGGTTGCAACAGCACGTTCTACCAATGTGGGGTACGAACGGGTTTGATGAAGATCACGGTTGTTTTGAAGAAACCTTGAACTTTCAAGGAGAAGCAGTCGCTGTTCCCCGTCGCGCCATGGTTCAATGTCGCCAAATATACAGCTTCCTTAAAGGTGCTGAGCTAGGCTTTTATCCAGAGGACTTAGCAAAATCAAAAGCTTCGCAAAGTGCAGATCTACTTTTAAAAATCTATCGCAACGATGATGGCTCCTTTGTTCACTCTGCTCTTGCTGACGGAAAGGTACATGACTCCACTCGCGATCTGTACACTCAGGCTTTTGTTCTTTTTGGACTTGCTCAAGTCTACAAAGTGAATCGAAAAAAAGAATACAAAGATGCAGCGCTATCCTTGGTAACTTATCTGAATTCTCAGAGAAAAGTTAAAACTGGTGGTTATACTGAGATCGAAAAAAATGGCGATATCACTTTTAAAACAAACCCTCATATGCATCTTTTTGAAGGTGCCCTTGCATGGTTAGCAATAGATGATGATTCAACTTGGAAAGTTCTTTGCGATCACATCTATATGATGACTAAAACCAAATTCATAAATCCAGATCTCGGCGTCTTGGGAGAGTACTTTGATGAAAACTGGAACTCGATTAAAGTCGAGGGTCGTTTCATTTATGAACCTGGCCATCAATTTGAGTGGGCGTGGTTACTGGCATGGTATGAAGAACTCAGTGGCGTTTCTTGCCGTGGACTCCGTCAACGTCTTTACACACTCGCAGAAGAACATGGAATCAATCCGTCCAACGGCACCGCCTATGATGAACTCTGGAGTGATTTTACTCCTAAACTGACCTCTTCCCGCTTCTGGCCACAATGTGAGCGCATCAAAGCCGCCGTCAAACTTGGTGCGGAGGCTCGTGGGGAAGAAAAAGAGTTTTACAAAAAGAATGCTGATAATGCCGTCGCAGTCTTGATGCGCTTCTTGCAAACGCCGCAACAAGGTTTTTGGTATGATCAAATCAAAGAAGATAACACATTGGAAGGAAGCTCTTCTAAAGCCAGTTCCCTCTACCACATCATCAATGCAATTGATGAATATATGACCTATCGTCCGAAGCTTTAG
- a CDS encoding nitrogen assimilation regulatory protein (COG1716 FOG: FHA domain) — protein sequence MLSPQIKTLEIHPKTFVLGDLTTIGSDPTCAFQLHSKNINERHARIEKKDDFYVIRDLRSTSGTLVNGARVLEAILQHGDLIQLGDQELVYTEKKEKPQKFPLTSRNEVWNEELQSLANVAKTEFPVLLLGPSGTGKDVIAQSIHDCSHRRGPLVSVNCSALSETLIESELFGHVKGSFTGAINDRKGAFEAARGGTLFLDEIGDLSYALQAKLLRALENNEIRPVGSDRNVKTDVRIIAATHQNLSEKIQEGLFRSDLYFRLNVVSVTPPALQFRMEDFDDLLYSFAKQMRVRFSFNAIERLKKHSWPGNIRELKNLVSRVSAIYPQVHILEEHVEKLLDKTLLPANDRDRARIDGSVIKEIERQMIIKRLSANQGNQRRTAKDLGMPKSTLHDRLKYYQIDVQNFKP from the coding sequence ATGCTATCACCACAAATTAAAACCCTTGAAATCCACCCCAAAACCTTTGTTCTAGGAGACCTAACGACTATTGGCTCAGACCCCACCTGCGCCTTCCAGCTTCACTCAAAAAATATCAACGAGCGCCATGCACGTATTGAAAAAAAAGACGACTTTTACGTTATTCGCGACCTTCGCTCCACTTCTGGAACCCTTGTCAACGGAGCCCGCGTGTTGGAGGCCATCCTTCAGCACGGAGATCTGATCCAACTCGGAGATCAAGAACTCGTCTATACAGAAAAGAAGGAAAAGCCGCAAAAATTTCCCCTCACCAGTCGCAATGAAGTTTGGAATGAAGAGCTGCAATCTTTAGCCAATGTGGCAAAAACCGAGTTTCCGGTTTTACTTTTAGGCCCCTCAGGCACTGGAAAAGACGTTATCGCCCAGTCCATTCATGACTGCTCTCACCGTCGCGGCCCCTTGGTGAGTGTGAACTGCAGTGCTTTGAGTGAAACCCTGATCGAAAGCGAACTCTTCGGCCACGTTAAGGGAAGCTTTACCGGTGCCATCAATGATCGCAAAGGAGCTTTTGAAGCGGCTCGCGGTGGCACTTTGTTTTTGGATGAGATCGGTGATCTTTCCTATGCCCTTCAAGCCAAGCTATTAAGAGCTCTTGAAAACAATGAAATTCGCCCCGTAGGTTCGGACCGCAACGTAAAAACAGATGTTCGTATCATCGCAGCGACTCATCAAAACTTGTCGGAAAAAATTCAAGAAGGGCTTTTCAGATCGGATCTCTATTTCCGTCTCAATGTCGTGAGTGTGACTCCACCGGCTTTGCAATTTCGTATGGAGGACTTTGATGACCTTCTTTATTCTTTTGCGAAGCAGATGCGAGTTCGTTTTTCATTTAATGCTATCGAAAGACTTAAAAAGCATTCATGGCCTGGCAATATTCGTGAGCTAAAGAACTTAGTCAGTCGCGTGTCTGCAATCTATCCGCAAGTACACATCCTTGAAGAGCATGTTGAGAAACTCTTAGATAAAACTCTTCTGCCTGCTAATGACCGCGATAGAGCGAGAATTGATGGTTCTGTTATTAAAGAAATTGAGCGCCAAATGATTATTAAACGCCTCAGTGCAAATCAAGGAAATCAGCGCCGAACAGCCAAAGATTTAGGGATGCCCAAGAGCACCCTACATGATCGCCTGAAGTATTACCAAATTGACGTCCAAAATTTCAAACCGTGA
- a CDS encoding 3-deoxy-manno-octulosonate cytidylyltransferase (COG1212 CMP-2-keto-3-deoxyoctulosonic acid synthetase): protein MKIVGVIPARYASTRFPGKPLALLQGRPMIQWTIEGAMKSRLCSEVIVATDSDEIALAAKAVGAKVVMTDSDLPTGTDRIYAAVKNLECDLIVNIQGDEPTVTGDLVDQLAQVFLDEPHLDMATLAHPISEEDIPSLNAVKVIVNRNDEALYFSRYPIPYSRLKFSEKPGICLRHIGMYAYTKKFLKLFCESQPADIEIAESLEQLRALYLGASIKVVRVQQPSIGVDTPEDLAKLEKILSQGM, encoded by the coding sequence ATGAAGATTGTGGGTGTGATCCCAGCAAGATATGCATCAACTCGTTTTCCTGGAAAACCTTTGGCGCTCTTGCAAGGTCGCCCCATGATTCAATGGACCATAGAGGGAGCGATGAAGTCCCGACTATGCTCCGAGGTCATCGTTGCTACGGATAGTGATGAAATCGCTTTGGCGGCAAAAGCGGTGGGTGCCAAAGTTGTGATGACAGATAGCGATTTGCCAACCGGGACAGATCGAATTTACGCCGCTGTTAAGAATCTCGAGTGTGATCTCATTGTTAATATTCAAGGAGACGAACCTACCGTCACAGGCGATCTTGTCGATCAATTAGCGCAAGTCTTTCTCGATGAACCTCATTTGGATATGGCAACATTGGCACATCCAATTTCTGAGGAAGATATTCCTTCTTTAAATGCTGTTAAAGTTATTGTGAATCGAAATGATGAGGCTTTGTATTTTAGCCGTTATCCGATTCCGTATTCTCGTCTTAAGTTCTCTGAAAAACCGGGAATTTGTTTAAGACATATAGGCATGTATGCCTATACAAAGAAGTTCTTAAAACTCTTTTGTGAGTCTCAGCCTGCAGACATTGAGATCGCAGAGAGTTTAGAGCAATTGAGAGCTCTTTATTTAGGGGCTTCTATAAAAGTTGTGAGAGTTCAGCAGCCAAGTATCGGTGTGGATACTCCCGAGGATTTGGCGAAGTTAGAAAAAATCTTAAGTCAGGGGATGTAA
- a CDS encoding GTP-binding protein (COG0218 Predicted GTPase), translating to MPKVIEFIKSAVLAKDYPETKMMEVAIVGRSNAGKSSFINALAKGGKVAKVSSTPGKTRLLNFFNMGNSYVLVDMPGYGFAARSNAEITEWNQMIENYFASRENLVGLLLVMDIRREWSREEELMKRYSDQHGFPIAVALTKADKLSRSQALQAVAKIKKAAGLVAVFPVSALKRTGQDEIENHMFENWVKI from the coding sequence ATGCCAAAAGTTATTGAATTTATCAAAAGTGCTGTTCTTGCCAAAGACTACCCTGAAACTAAAATGATGGAAGTTGCGATTGTCGGTCGCTCCAATGCGGGGAAGTCCTCTTTTATCAACGCCCTTGCAAAAGGAGGGAAGGTTGCCAAGGTCAGCTCGACTCCGGGTAAGACTCGTCTTTTAAATTTCTTCAATATGGGCAACTCCTATGTTTTGGTCGATATGCCGGGATATGGTTTTGCTGCGCGCTCTAATGCTGAGATCACTGAATGGAATCAGATGATTGAAAATTATTTTGCGAGCCGTGAAAATCTAGTGGGCCTTTTATTGGTGATGGATATTCGCCGAGAATGGTCGCGTGAAGAAGAGTTGATGAAGCGCTATTCAGATCAGCACGGATTCCCCATCGCAGTTGCTTTGACGAAAGCGGATAAGCTTTCTCGCAGCCAAGCTCTACAAGCTGTGGCAAAAATTAAAAAAGCGGCGGGACTAGTGGCTGTGTTCCCAGTGTCTGCTCTGAAGAGAACAGGGCAAGATGAAATTGAAAATCATATGTTTGAGAATTGGGTAAAGATATGA